In Candidatus Cohnella colombiensis, one DNA window encodes the following:
- a CDS encoding class I SAM-dependent DNA methyltransferase encodes MAKEQLVTNMEDKLWAAADKLRGSIASSKYKDIVLGIIFLKYISDRFDQRFNELVTEGDGFEEDRDEYERFNVFFVPEKARWKSIIESATKPNIGQVIDEAFIAIEKENKKLAGVLPKIFSGADIDQRRVGEVVMVFENSDTLLIEEDALGRVYEYFLGKFAFMLGQGGGEFYTPSSVVKLLVEMIEPYEGTIYDPCCGSGGMFVQAQKFVKAHGGNAYKLSVYGQELNADTRRLATMNLAIRGMEANLGKTHDDTFHGDQFKDEKFDYILANPPFNISDWGQESLLNDARWKWGVPAKGNANYAWLSHMLTKLKPSKGVAGIVLANGSLSSQTSGEGSIRAKFIEEDLVDCIVAMPDRLFFTTGIPVSLWFLRRGKKRKGEVLFIDARDNGVMVSRKLRELENEDISLIADTYHKWINGVGYEDEIGFCKSTSLEEIQKHDNVLTPGRYVGIKEIVDDELFEDKMEKLVSELADLMSESSGLDEKIKKSLGAIGYEF; translated from the coding sequence ATGGCAAAAGAACAACTCGTTACCAACATGGAAGATAAACTATGGGCGGCAGCCGATAAATTAAGGGGCAGTATCGCCTCTTCTAAATATAAAGATATTGTTCTCGGGATCATTTTTCTCAAATATATCTCAGATCGGTTCGACCAACGCTTTAATGAACTCGTTACAGAAGGAGATGGATTCGAGGAAGATCGTGATGAGTATGAACGATTTAATGTGTTCTTCGTGCCAGAGAAGGCACGGTGGAAATCTATCATTGAGAGTGCGACTAAGCCGAATATCGGGCAGGTCATTGACGAGGCATTCATTGCAATTGAGAAGGAAAACAAGAAATTAGCAGGTGTACTTCCTAAGATTTTCTCGGGTGCAGATATTGACCAACGTAGAGTTGGTGAAGTGGTCATGGTGTTCGAAAACTCCGATACCCTTTTAATAGAAGAAGATGCGCTTGGACGTGTATATGAGTATTTCCTTGGGAAATTTGCATTCATGTTAGGCCAAGGCGGAGGAGAGTTCTATACACCGAGTAGTGTTGTGAAATTGTTAGTAGAGATGATCGAGCCATACGAAGGCACAATCTATGACCCATGCTGCGGTTCAGGTGGGATGTTCGTTCAAGCACAGAAATTCGTAAAAGCACATGGCGGTAACGCATATAAGTTATCCGTCTATGGGCAAGAGCTAAATGCAGATACACGTAGACTGGCGACAATGAACTTAGCAATTAGAGGCATGGAAGCGAATTTGGGAAAAACGCACGATGACACTTTCCATGGCGATCAGTTCAAGGATGAGAAGTTTGATTATATACTTGCTAATCCTCCATTTAACATAAGTGATTGGGGTCAAGAAAGTTTACTCAACGATGCTCGTTGGAAGTGGGGAGTTCCTGCCAAAGGGAACGCAAACTATGCGTGGCTGTCGCATATGCTCACAAAGCTGAAGCCATCCAAAGGTGTTGCAGGCATCGTTCTTGCGAACGGTTCTTTGTCTTCGCAAACCTCAGGTGAAGGAAGTATTCGGGCTAAGTTCATCGAAGAGGATTTAGTAGATTGTATTGTTGCTATGCCCGATCGGCTCTTCTTCACGACTGGCATTCCGGTAAGCCTGTGGTTTCTGCGTCGTGGGAAGAAACGGAAGGGTGAAGTGCTCTTCATCGATGCTAGGGATAACGGTGTTATGGTCAGTCGCAAGTTGCGTGAATTGGAAAATGAGGACATATCACTCATCGCTGATACGTACCATAAGTGGATAAACGGTGTTGGATATGAGGATGAGATTGGTTTTTGCAAGTCGACAAGTCTTGAAGAAATTCAGAAGCATGACAATGTTTTAACTCCTGGTCGGTATGTTGGAATTAAGGAAATTGTGGATGATGAGCTGTTTGAAGATAAAATGGAGAAATTGGTTTCTGAGCTTGCAGATTTGATGTCGGAGTCTTCTGGACTGGATGAGAAGATTAAGAAGAGTTTGGGGGCTATTGGATATGAGTTTTGA
- a CDS encoding restriction endonuclease subunit S produces the protein MSFEGFVKYKLGDIVDDIAMGPFGSNIKVENFISQGVPVIRGQNLNHGGFEDKNFVFISEEKAHSLKRSLAYPDDLVITHRGTIGQVSIIPYNKHPKYLVSQSQMKLTVNKEYLVPKYLLYFFKSRLGQYELLKDASQVGVPAIASPTKALKNVEIAIPDQLTQKGIVSILSTLDDKIELNNRMNKVLEQMAQAVFKQWFVDFEFPNENGDPYKSSGGVMEWCEELGKEIPKGWPVTQVSNSIDINPKRILKKGTESTYLEMKNLPTFSARATDWIRREFTSGSKYINGDVLMARITPCLENGKTIYVDFLENDEVGWGSTEFIVLRSKNNKALGYAYFLARSEEFREHSISNMSGSSGRQRVPESCYDHYKIPTPPNDILERFDEITSSVLLRIKRNGTEAKILSNLRDTLLPKLMSGEIDVSEVEL, from the coding sequence ATGAGTTTTGAGGGGTTTGTAAAATACAAACTTGGAGATATCGTTGATGATATTGCAATGGGCCCTTTTGGTTCGAATATCAAAGTCGAGAATTTTATATCCCAGGGTGTGCCAGTTATTCGAGGTCAAAATTTGAATCATGGTGGTTTTGAAGATAAAAATTTTGTGTTCATAAGTGAAGAAAAAGCTCACTCGCTAAAGAGAAGTCTTGCATACCCAGATGATTTGGTTATTACACATCGTGGAACAATTGGACAGGTCAGTATAATACCGTATAATAAACATCCTAAATATTTGGTGTCACAGTCTCAAATGAAATTAACTGTGAATAAGGAATATCTAGTCCCAAAATATTTATTGTATTTTTTTAAATCGCGTTTGGGCCAATATGAGTTATTAAAAGATGCATCCCAAGTAGGGGTGCCAGCAATAGCGAGCCCAACAAAAGCCCTGAAGAATGTCGAAATCGCGATACCGGATCAATTAACACAGAAAGGGATCGTATCTATTCTCTCAACACTCGACGACAAAATCGAACTCAACAACCGCATGAACAAAGTGCTTGAGCAAATGGCGCAGGCGGTCTTCAAACAATGGTTTGTTGATTTTGAGTTTCCGAACGAAAACGGGGATCCCTATAAGTCTAGTGGTGGTGTTATGGAATGGTGTGAGGAATTGGGAAAAGAGATTCCTAAGGGATGGCCAGTTACACAAGTATCAAATAGTATAGATATCAACCCTAAAAGGATTTTAAAAAAGGGAACTGAATCAACATATTTAGAGATGAAAAATTTACCGACATTTTCAGCGAGAGCTACCGATTGGATTAGAAGAGAGTTTACATCAGGTAGTAAATATATTAACGGTGATGTATTAATGGCCAGAATTACACCTTGTTTGGAAAATGGAAAAACGATTTATGTGGATTTTTTAGAAAATGACGAAGTGGGCTGGGGATCGACTGAGTTTATTGTCTTAAGGAGCAAAAATAACAAAGCACTAGGATATGCATATTTTTTGGCACGATCTGAAGAGTTTAGAGAACATTCAATATCGAATATGTCTGGTTCATCAGGGCGACAGAGAGTACCTGAATCCTGTTATGATCATTACAAAATACCAACCCCTCCAAATGATATTCTAGAAAGATTCGATGAAATTACAAGTAGCGTGTTGCTTAGAATTAAAAGGAACGGAACAGAGGCAAAAATTCTTTCCAACCTCCGAGACACCCTCTTACCCAAACTCATGTCTGGAGAGATCGACGTATCCGAAGTTGAACTATAA
- a CDS encoding IS256 family transposase, whose product MGLWTKQQLRAFIKENKLVSAQDAQNALKDLFAETIQEMLEAEMDEHLGYQKHDVQKKQTNNSRNGKSKKSIISEYGEQEIVVPRDREGEFEPLVVKKHQSNVTGIEDQIIALYAKGVTTREIQDHLQTIYGIEISPTFISNVTNKIIPLIKEWQNRPLQAVYAVVFLDAIHYKVKQDGAIVNKAAYMVIGIDLDGCKDVLGMWIGENESSKFWLSVLNDLKNRGVQDILITCVDNLTGFTQAISACYPQTEIQKCIVHQIRNSTRFVSYKDLKKVTADLKPIYKAVNEEMALVELDRFEEAWGSKYPLIIRSWRNNWDELATFFKYPPEIRKIIYTTNIIESYHRQLRKVTKGKSIFPTDESLLKMLYLATMDVTRKWTGRVQNWGQMLLQLSVFFPDRIGQHLR is encoded by the coding sequence ATGGGATTATGGACAAAGCAGCAACTAAGAGCTTTCATCAAGGAGAACAAATTGGTATCCGCACAGGATGCACAGAATGCATTAAAGGATCTGTTTGCTGAGACGATCCAAGAGATGTTAGAGGCCGAGATGGATGAGCATCTAGGCTACCAGAAACATGATGTGCAGAAGAAGCAGACGAATAACAGCCGCAATGGTAAGAGCAAGAAAAGCATCATAAGTGAGTATGGTGAACAAGAGATCGTTGTTCCTCGTGACCGTGAAGGTGAATTCGAGCCACTTGTCGTGAAGAAGCATCAATCTAATGTAACCGGTATTGAGGATCAAATTATTGCCCTTTATGCCAAGGGTGTCACCACGCGGGAGATCCAAGATCACCTCCAAACCATCTACGGCATTGAGATCTCACCTACCTTCATCTCCAATGTCACGAACAAGATTATACCTCTCATTAAGGAATGGCAGAATCGTCCACTACAAGCGGTCTACGCCGTTGTATTCCTTGATGCGATTCACTATAAGGTTAAGCAAGATGGAGCCATTGTAAACAAAGCAGCGTACATGGTCATCGGGATTGATTTGGATGGCTGCAAAGATGTGCTTGGCATGTGGATTGGGGAGAACGAGTCCTCCAAGTTCTGGCTCAGTGTCCTAAATGACCTTAAAAACCGTGGCGTACAAGACATCCTGATCACGTGCGTAGACAACTTAACGGGCTTCACACAAGCGATTTCAGCCTGTTATCCTCAGACAGAAATACAAAAGTGTATCGTCCACCAGATTCGAAACTCTACTCGTTTCGTCTCATACAAAGATCTGAAGAAAGTAACAGCTGATCTAAAACCTATCTACAAAGCTGTTAATGAAGAGATGGCTCTAGTTGAGCTAGATCGCTTCGAAGAGGCCTGGGGAAGTAAATACCCGCTCATTATCCGCTCTTGGCGTAATAACTGGGATGAGCTCGCAACTTTCTTTAAGTACCCACCAGAGATCCGCAAAATCATCTATACGACTAACATTATTGAGAGTTACCACCGTCAATTACGCAAAGTAACGAAGGGGAAAAGCATCTTTCCAACGGATGAATCCTTATTGAAGATGCTTTATCTGGCCACCATGGATGTCACTCGTAAATGGACTGGCCGTGTACAGAATTGGGGTCAAATGCTACTGCAGCTCTCCGTGTTCTTTCCGGATCGCATCGGTCAGCATTTAAGATAA
- a CDS encoding HD domain-containing protein, giving the protein MPEIRDPIHGFISLSSDEMSIINTRPFQRLRRIRQLATTYLVYPSAEHTRFPHSIGVMHVSNQMFNKLIEKRSQVLEWSPDEVNRYRQMLRLASLLHDVAHAPFSHAGDNLYDDSVKGHEGMAGKIITETEISPIVQRIGDQHGFGVEEIAAMITGDSYKKEIRMLTNIFASELDSDKMDYLLRDSLYTGVKYGNFDLERIMNVISLFPKEGAWHLGFEYDGVEAVEGLILARYFMFSQVYLHRTRRVYDRILHHLLKDILQSTYGNDRLPVDVEEYLKLDDYSVIEKAKTIKSVWADRFLNRVHLKCVWETEAVGSKESRAQQRKYDSIIKAELEMKYKPEEVIVDQYQKAPVKFEIDEIPTINIISKDSNIITHSFKEKAPIVAKLEDPIYIFRVYTDASIAQQVLGHIQMRYEILKGGK; this is encoded by the coding sequence GTGATGAAATGAGTATTATCAATACAAGACCATTCCAGCGCTTGCGACGTATTAGGCAACTTGCAACTACATATTTGGTGTACCCATCTGCCGAACATACGAGGTTTCCTCACTCAATTGGTGTTATGCATGTTTCAAATCAAATGTTTAACAAGTTAATAGAAAAGCGATCTCAAGTCCTTGAGTGGTCGCCAGACGAGGTGAATAGGTATAGGCAAATGTTACGATTAGCATCATTGCTTCACGATGTCGCCCATGCCCCCTTTTCTCATGCTGGTGATAATTTATATGATGACTCAGTTAAAGGGCACGAAGGAATGGCAGGTAAGATTATTACTGAAACAGAGATATCACCAATTGTTCAAAGAATTGGCGATCAGCATGGATTTGGAGTAGAGGAAATAGCTGCAATGATTACGGGAGATAGTTACAAAAAGGAAATTAGAATGCTAACTAATATATTTGCATCTGAACTAGATTCTGATAAAATGGACTACTTACTAAGAGATTCGCTTTATACTGGTGTGAAGTATGGGAATTTTGACTTAGAAAGAATCATGAATGTAATTTCTTTGTTTCCCAAAGAAGGTGCATGGCACCTTGGATTTGAATATGATGGTGTTGAAGCTGTTGAGGGTCTTATCTTAGCAAGGTATTTTATGTTTTCACAAGTTTATTTACACAGAACTCGTAGGGTATATGATCGAATTCTACATCATTTATTAAAGGATATTTTGCAATCCACATATGGTAATGATCGACTTCCAGTTGATGTAGAGGAGTATCTTAAATTGGATGATTACTCCGTCATTGAGAAAGCTAAGACAATTAAAAGTGTATGGGCTGACAGGTTTTTAAATCGTGTTCACCTAAAATGTGTATGGGAAACTGAGGCTGTTGGAAGTAAGGAGAGTAGGGCTCAACAAAGAAAGTATGATTCAATAATTAAAGCAGAACTTGAAATGAAGTATAAACCAGAGGAAGTTATTGTAGATCAATATCAAAAGGCACCAGTAAAATTTGAAATTGACGAGATTCCCACTATTAATATTATTAGCAAAGATAGTAATATTATTACTCATTCTTTTAAAGAAAAAGCACCAATAGTAGCAAAGCTTGAAGATCCCATATATATATTCAGAGTATATACTGATGCTTCTATTGCACAACAAGTACTTGGCCATATACAGATGAGATATGAGATTCTCAAAGGAGGAAAATAA
- a CDS encoding type I restriction endonuclease subunit R: protein MFTEDSLEQVVLELLQDELNYTVQNGYDLIRDYHSVVLEEELLKSLYKLNPTLPEEVIGDALRRLLYIDDASLIAANQNFHRYLIEGVRIDVYGEDAPTLIVKVIDFDNLHNNTFKAINQFTVIHKAEKRPDVVLFVNGLPLVVIELKSAVREDATIHDGFLQIKTYQDVIKPLFHYNAFSIISDGVNARFGSITADFDRYMQWKQVDINTPIVDEVHIAQIGTLIKGLLNKEHLLDIIHNFSFFAGGKAKIVPGYHQYFGMNKAISSVVRAVDGDKRGGVVWHTQGSGKSFSMVFLTGGLIHRLNNPTIVVVTDRNDLDEQIHGTFSSAADFLRQAPARAESRENLIELLEHRSVGGIIFTTIQKFTEETGLLSNRHDIIVIADEAHRSQYGIDPDIKIDKQTLEAELVYGYAKYLRDSLPNATFIGFTGTPINSSDKSTIGVFGDLIDVYDMTQAKMDGTTVDLHYENRLAKVHLDEGILDQIDQEVANIESQGLTPEKIEKLKKDIVTMEAVIGDEDRLNLVVDDILKHYEIRKEMLEGKAMIVAYSRKIAYRMYQLFKEKAPELAAQIRLVMTDSNKDDQDMRDVVGNKHYRQTLANQFKSENSQFKIAIVVDMWLTGFDVPSLDTMYIDKIMREHNLMQAVARVNRVYKDKEAGLIVDYIGLSKYLKEALNTYTNRDRNSIPEIEKAKEILMTEVEILEGMFHGFEFSRYLSATPKERFELIQDGVEHVLKERAKEVFLKHVARLQSAYKICATALDYTVRVQVSFFVAVKSFIVKVERDGMPDVEAFKRKITEMIELAIIRDGDEVVSISAKKEKSLLSVENLQKIMAMKRKNVAATILKKLIDDKIKWFEQTNIVRSGFFSEKLKNIVERYNQMEDINVLITQMIDFAKEIESAINEGIDMQLTPEEQAFYDALAKPELVKEHYQSDVLREMAKKLIELIAENKTPDWYKRNDAKANMRSLIKRLLKKYKYPPNEIPEATELVIRQAELQMKHNLYETQSYYTSHSMAAESKGIY from the coding sequence ATGTTCACAGAAGATAGCTTAGAGCAAGTCGTTCTTGAACTGTTACAGGACGAGCTGAACTATACTGTCCAGAACGGTTACGATCTAATACGTGACTATCACTCTGTTGTATTAGAGGAAGAGTTGCTAAAGTCACTTTACAAGCTAAACCCCACTCTTCCTGAAGAGGTTATTGGGGACGCACTGCGAAGGCTTCTGTACATCGATGATGCGAGTCTGATCGCCGCCAATCAGAATTTCCACAGATATTTGATCGAAGGTGTAAGAATAGATGTATATGGCGAAGATGCGCCTACTCTAATCGTCAAGGTAATTGATTTTGACAATCTCCACAACAACACGTTCAAGGCTATTAATCAGTTCACGGTCATCCACAAAGCCGAGAAGAGACCCGATGTTGTCCTATTTGTCAATGGCTTGCCACTTGTAGTCATCGAGCTGAAATCAGCAGTTCGTGAGGATGCGACAATTCACGATGGTTTCTTACAAATCAAGACCTATCAAGATGTTATTAAACCGCTGTTTCATTACAATGCTTTCAGCATTATCAGCGACGGCGTAAACGCTCGATTTGGTTCCATTACTGCCGATTTTGATCGCTACATGCAGTGGAAGCAGGTGGATATTAATACACCTATTGTCGATGAAGTTCATATTGCTCAGATTGGAACCTTGATTAAGGGACTTCTAAACAAGGAGCATTTGTTGGATATCATCCACAACTTTAGCTTCTTTGCAGGAGGCAAGGCTAAGATTGTGCCAGGGTATCATCAATATTTTGGTATGAATAAAGCAATTTCCAGTGTTGTCCGCGCAGTAGACGGGGATAAACGAGGTGGTGTGGTATGGCACACACAAGGTTCAGGCAAGTCCTTCTCTATGGTCTTTCTAACAGGTGGTCTGATTCACCGTTTGAATAACCCTACCATTGTGGTCGTGACAGATCGCAATGATTTGGACGAACAAATTCATGGTACATTTAGCAGTGCAGCAGATTTCTTGCGACAAGCTCCTGCGCGTGCGGAATCACGCGAGAATTTAATTGAGCTACTGGAACATCGCTCGGTGGGCGGCATTATTTTTACAACGATACAGAAATTCACTGAAGAAACAGGACTCTTATCCAATCGTCATGACATCATTGTTATTGCAGATGAGGCCCATCGTTCACAGTATGGCATTGATCCTGACATTAAGATAGATAAGCAGACGCTTGAAGCTGAACTTGTATATGGATATGCTAAATATTTGCGAGACTCATTGCCTAATGCCACCTTTATTGGTTTTACCGGCACACCTATCAATTCGAGTGATAAATCGACGATAGGTGTATTTGGTGATCTGATCGATGTGTACGATATGACGCAAGCGAAGATGGATGGAACGACTGTTGATCTGCATTATGAGAATCGTCTGGCTAAGGTGCATCTCGATGAAGGAATTCTCGATCAGATTGACCAAGAGGTCGCAAATATTGAATCTCAGGGACTAACGCCAGAGAAAATTGAGAAGCTGAAAAAGGATATTGTTACGATGGAAGCCGTGATCGGTGATGAGGATCGTTTGAATCTCGTTGTTGATGATATTCTTAAGCATTATGAGATTCGCAAAGAGATGCTGGAAGGCAAGGCCATGATCGTAGCTTACTCGCGTAAGATTGCTTATCGCATGTATCAGCTCTTCAAAGAGAAAGCGCCTGAGCTTGCTGCTCAGATTAGACTTGTCATGACGGATAGCAATAAAGATGATCAGGATATGCGAGATGTGGTGGGTAATAAACACTATAGGCAGACGCTAGCTAACCAATTTAAGAGTGAGAATAGTCAATTCAAAATCGCTATTGTCGTAGATATGTGGCTGACCGGCTTTGACGTCCCGAGCTTAGATACGATGTACATCGATAAAATTATGCGAGAACATAACCTGATGCAAGCAGTTGCGCGGGTTAATCGCGTATATAAGGATAAGGAAGCCGGATTAATTGTTGATTATATTGGGTTAAGCAAGTATTTGAAGGAAGCGCTGAATACATACACCAACCGAGATCGAAATAGCATTCCGGAAATCGAAAAAGCCAAAGAGATTCTCATGACAGAAGTGGAAATCCTAGAGGGTATGTTCCATGGCTTTGAATTCAGTCGGTATCTAAGCGCGACACCGAAAGAACGGTTCGAGTTAATTCAAGATGGTGTGGAGCATGTGTTGAAGGAACGCGCCAAGGAAGTATTCCTTAAGCATGTTGCAAGGCTGCAGAGTGCCTATAAGATCTGTGCGACTGCACTTGATTATACCGTTCGTGTTCAGGTGAGCTTCTTCGTGGCGGTTAAATCTTTCATTGTTAAAGTAGAACGTGATGGAATGCCGGATGTCGAAGCATTTAAACGTAAGATCACAGAGATGATTGAATTGGCTATTATCAGAGATGGAGATGAAGTCGTATCTATCTCAGCGAAGAAGGAGAAAAGCCTTCTATCCGTTGAGAATCTACAGAAGATTATGGCGATGAAACGCAAGAATGTAGCTGCGACAATCCTTAAGAAACTAATTGATGATAAAATCAAATGGTTCGAACAGACGAACATTGTACGCTCTGGTTTTTTCTCTGAAAAGTTGAAGAACATTGTCGAACGGTATAACCAAATGGAAGATATTAATGTGCTGATTACACAGATGATCGATTTTGCCAAAGAGATTGAATCGGCGATTAACGAAGGGATCGATATGCAGTTGACCCCTGAAGAGCAAGCCTTCTATGATGCGTTGGCAAAGCCTGAACTGGTCAAGGAGCATTATCAATCTGATGTGCTTCGAGAGATGGCGAAGAAGCTCATCGAGCTAATTGCTGAGAATAAGACGCCAGACTGGTACAAACGGAATGATGCGAAAGCGAACATGAGATCACTGATCAAAAGGTTGCTTAAAAAATATAAGTATCCACCTAACGAGATTCCGGAAGCAACAGAGCTTGTCATTAGACAAGCAGAACTGCAAATGAAGCATAATCTATATGAAACTCAGAGCTATTATACAAGTCATTCTATGGCTGCTGAATCAAAGGGGATTTACTGA
- a CDS encoding Fic family protein, translating to MYDQSNSKYCYPDSDVLINVAGFREQKQLDAFERIITVDRLRLLGLKPLKGNYNRNHLCHIHRFIFNDVYPFAGRLRDEDIAKDSFRFANVRFLVSQTDQLLDELRTEDLLKNLSFELYIERLAYYLTELNVLHPFREGNGRTHREFIRCIALESGYFIDWARVDAPTMLKAMIESPINNTKLKDILFAITKGIE from the coding sequence ATGTATGACCAAAGTAATTCAAAGTACTGTTATCCTGATAGTGATGTATTAATTAATGTAGCTGGATTTAGGGAACAGAAACAATTGGATGCATTTGAAAGAATTATTACTGTAGACAGATTAAGATTACTTGGTTTAAAGCCTTTGAAGGGTAATTATAATCGTAATCATTTATGTCACATTCATAGATTTATTTTTAATGATGTTTACCCTTTTGCAGGAAGATTGCGTGATGAGGATATAGCTAAAGATAGTTTTCGTTTTGCTAATGTAAGATTCTTAGTTAGCCAAACAGATCAATTGCTTGATGAACTTAGAACTGAAGATTTATTGAAGAATTTATCATTTGAATTATATATTGAGAGATTAGCATATTATCTTACGGAGTTGAATGTACTCCATCCATTTAGAGAGGGGAATGGTCGAACTCATCGTGAGTTTATACGTTGTATAGCATTAGAGTCTGGCTATTTTATAGATTGGGCAAGAGTTGATGCTCCTACAATGCTCAAAGCTATGATTGAGTCACCTATTAATAATACAAAATTAAAAGATATTTTATTTGCAATAACAAAGGGAATTGAGTAG